Below is a genomic region from Miscanthus floridulus cultivar M001 chromosome 1, ASM1932011v1, whole genome shotgun sequence.
GAGGTTGAATTCAGAGATTGGAATTACCTTGAAGTCCTGTGCAATTTCCCTGACAAGCCTCTGGAAGGGCAGCTTCCTGATCAGCAGCTCAGTGCTCTTCTGGTACTTGCGGATCTCACTGATAAATTACATTTGCAAAACAAACATATCAGTAATGCAGCACAATAACAGATCCAACAGAAGAATCCAAGGATGTTCTGCTGACCGGAGGGCAACAGTTCCAGGACGGTAGCGGTGAGGCTTCTTCACTCCTCCAGTGGTGGGGGCTGACTTACGGGCAGCCTATGAAGCAATATGCCAAAGGGGCAAATTCAGTCATGGCTTGAATCCAATATCAGGGTCAAATCAAAcatcaaaaaaaaggaaaataaggTACCATTATCTAAATAGCCATACCTTGGTTGCAAGCTGCTTCCTGGGAGCCTTCCCTCctgtggacttgcgagcagtctgcttggtacGAGCCATCTGCATTAATTAAGAAAGCAAAATAAAACGTGTTCAGGGCCACAAAAACCTAACAAAAATATGGCCAGTAAACTTCAGTTTTCATATCAGCACCAATGTTTTTAAGGCAACGACTAGGCGTCCAAGCGACGGAAATGTCTGGGCGTCGAGGGCCACCTAGCCAGGTACCATATGGCGTCTGCCTCGGCGTCTAAGGCATCCGCCTTTTGCGTTAGGCGTCTGGGGCGACACCAACCAGCCTGAGGCGGTCGCCATACTCGTGAGCAGCCACACGCGGGAAAGGGAAGGGACCCAGGGCAGGAAATTAAATGTGGCCATGAAATCACAGACATTTGCTGTCGACAACAATAGCATTTAATTATATTTGCCAGGCTCAACAACTAGCACTATAACTGGGCCACCCTATAACCTGTAACAGCACTACAAATTAGCAACTATATGTCCTACAGTAATGGCTCAAACAAGAGTGCAGAATTCAGCCAGCATGACAAGAAACGAAAGTTTGTAGAGAAAAGGCCTCAATTCATACTGAACAATCTGATGAAACCAGATGTAGTATTAGCAGTCCAACAGCTAATATCAGGAGTGACTTGAAATCAAATAGGAAACATAAGCAGCCTGACAGTGAaagtaagggcctgtttagtcACTTTAGCTACTAAAATGCCAAACAAACTGACTAAAAAGGGACTAAAGTAGTTTAGTCATATTAGTCACCCAAGAGTAGCTAAAAGTGGGCTAAAAGTGCCCTGTGGACAAGGGATGCCCCTCATTATGGCTGGTCCCCCACCCTGATTTGGCCATTCATTAAGGATAGTTTGGTCTTTGTCGAACTGCTTTAATGGCCTTTAGTCACTAAACCAAACAGGAATGACTAAAGTTTAATCATTAGTTTAAgtagctaaattttagtcatgGGAAACCAAACAGAGCCTAAATGACAGGAACAATAACAAAATCCACTAAATTCATCAGAGAACACAAATATTACATAACAAACTCGGATAAGTACAATCACAGTTAACTCTCATAGCATCGATGTGTTGAATTCCCAGTATGACACTACATTTCAGAGAGGGAGGGAACTATGTGAACAAGCACTAAATCCATAAATTCACCTAGACTCAGGATAagagatgcaattctgcaagagacGTAACAACACAAATTATCATAGACAAGTAAATGGCAACCTGAGAGTGACAACTAAATGGAAGAACAATAGCCAAGTCCACTAAATTCGCCAGCAAATACAAATCAGAAGTGCTATTCCGCAATACACGCACATGTGAACTAGTGAGTACCATCCCACATGTTAATCCCCAATAACACTAAAATTCCAGAGGGCGATGGAACCATGAGAACAAGCGCCCCTAAATCCACCTATAATTCCGAGCAGGACCACGATTCCGCACGAGATCGGAACAGTTCCACCAAAATCACCCCCATAATCGCTACAGTACCCAACCATTAGACCCAAACCGAGTCGAAACTACGCCTACCAGCACGCGACAAACAGTATCCGCGCAAATCGAAGCAGACCGCTCGAGTAAACCCTAACACCCCAtagccgccggccggccggccgccgctGCAGAGCAGCTCGCCGAAGCCCTAACCCGTCTGATCCCCAAACCGCACATCTCTAATCAAATCAAAGAAcaaaacaagcaaaatccgcacgACCGCGAGAACCACGAAAACGACGCCTTCTAGAATTAGGGAAACCAACCGCCGAAGAAGGAAAGAGGGGACGGGCTCGAAGCATACCTCTCCCTCTGCTTCGCTCTCTCCGCACGCTTCGAATCGGGGGTGTCGCCGCGCGAGGAAGAGGAGGCCGGAAGAAATCGAGAAAGCCAGGCCGCGGGGTCTTATTTATAGGGCGGCATCCGCGTGGTATATCCGGTGCGCGTTGGGTGGGCGGTCCGGATCGGTTGTGAGTGTGTTTCTTCCCGTCTGATCGGACGGCCAGGAGCGCTCCCGGGCTCGGGGCGAGGATCGCCAGCGTGGAATGGCGCGCTCCGATTGGTTGTGGCCTGCGCTCGCGGTTCCGGGATTCGAAGGGGCTCGGTGCCGTGACGTGAAGTTGTGTGGTGTCGGGGAGAGCGTTGGTTGCCGCGTCGCTGTAGGCCTGTAGCAGCCGTTGGATTTGGTGGGACCCAGAGAAGATGGGTGACCGGTGTGTTTCGTCATGTGCTACTTTCCGAGCATGCGTTTGGAGCTATGGACATAAGGCCCGGTGCATtcccaaaattttgtaaaatttttaaaGATTCTCCGTCATATCGAatttttagacacatgcatgaagtattaaatataaataaaaaataaaactaattatacagtttagacaaaattcacgagacgaatcttttaagcctaattagactatgattggacactaattgccaaataacaacgaaagtgctatagtaccattttctaaaaaaaatcgtCAACTAAACAAGGTCCTGGTTTAGTTCAAAAATGTTCACCCCAatttatcacatcgaatcttacggtatatgcatgtagtattaaatatagtctaaaataaaaactaattgcacagtttggttgaaaatcgcgagacggatgttttaagactaattagtctatgattagccataagtgctacagtactaacatgcactaatgatagattaattaggcttaataaattcgtctcgcagtttccagacgagctatgtaattagtttttttttattagtatccgacatccccgaaacattcgatgtgacatccaaaaattttcatttcgtgaACTAAACCCACCCTAAGCATCCTTGCCTCGGTGGAAATTGGCTTTGCTAAGAAAAAAGCTGCATGAGAAGAGGCTTGTTGGGATCAAGGGAAAAAGGGGTCAGCATTTCACTTTCAGCCTGTTGGCTTGATGATTTCAGTCAAAGCTTATCAGTTAGTTAATAATAttattctctcacaacaaaccagcatcagccgaaTTTATTaacccaaaaaccaaccagcgaaccagccgtttgctttttttttttgtcgaTGTCTTTTGTTTCTGTGCCGTGGATGCCAAGTTTAAGTGAAGCTTATGTGAGAATACTGTTGGTGATGCGTCGAATCCGCATAGCAATTTCTAGGCTGAAAACACGGTGACCAGTGACATATGAGGTGAAGTAATAAGTGTTGTTTTATTTTGGAACTGTAGAATCTGTGTGCGTGTCCATTTGGAATGTCATAGTCTGTCATAACTTACCGTAATTTGAACAAAATTGTTTAGCGTAAAAAGCTATTTGTATCATTTATTAAGGAGTCGTAGTTCTATATGGCACAAAGATCAGAgtggcgcagcggaagcgtggtgggcccataacccacaggtcccaggatcgaaacctggctctgataaGGTTTTTGATGTTTTTTCAATTTGTTTCTGTCTCTTGTTCCCCCTTTCAAATTCAATTATTCTTTGGCCCTGATAAATTTTTGATGTTTTTTCAATTTGATTCTGTCTCTTGTTCCCCCTTTCAAATTCAATTCAGTTTGTCTCTTGCTCCCCTTTGAAATTCAATCCAGTCAATTCTAAACTGTTTTTTTGTTAATTCCATCCCTTGTTTCCCCTTTCAATTTCAATTCAGACAATCCTAAACTGTTTTTTTTTGTTAATTCCATCCCTTGTTTCCCCTTTCAATTGCAATTCAGTCAATTCTAAAGTCTAAACTATTTTTTTTGGTTAATTCCGCTCTGTCCCGGCGTCCCTGGTTTGCCCATTTCAATTTCAGTTCAGTCGTTCTAAACTTGCCGGCTGGCCGCAACTGCGAGCCCCTTTGCCGTGCACCCTCAGCATCAGCAGACCTTGACCTATGGCAATTGGAAAGTCTGCATTGGGTGGCGTTGGCTGAGCAGAGAAGACGAGAAGCACCAAGATGCTATCAGGCAAAGAGCTGGTACCTATACCTAGCACAAGCCAGTGGAAAAATCGCTCACTAGCTTGCATATCCGGTGTATGGCTCcattcagcaagctcaagtcagGAATGCAGTATTCAGAGCTAAGGCAGGCAAAGCCTTTAGTCTAAGAAGGAGCTAAGGCAGGCACAGATTCTACGCATCATCTCGCAAACGTAATCGGCATGTATGCGGAATTGCAGATCGATGACAAGGAGATCATACATCccatttgatttcttttcttcctATAAATTTGAATCGTTCATACATCATACACACTCAGTTAGTCAACGCAGTAGCCAGATGTTATACATCATACACACTCAATGACTCAACGCAGTAGCCAGATGCTATTGAGATTGTAAAAGATGGGGGGACAAGGAGATCATACAAGCAGCTTCTGTTACTTAAACTGACACTGCATCATAACATGGTCAAACATCTCTAAAATTTCTTGCACACAAACAATGACTTCGACAGCTAAAAGAAAATGCTGTCCCAGTCATGAGTCATGACTGTTGGCTGCTGCATCGGTCCAGGCAGCATGTCATTGCAATTAGTCTCAACCCAAGAAAGGCAAGAGAATGCTTATATTGATCACCGGTAATCAAATCATGTATGTCTGACTATACATACGAGCTGCCACACCCAGGAGTACATCATTCCGAGGCCACAATAGAATGACACCATTATGAGAGGTAGGAAGGGGAGCCTATCACCGAACACATGATGGTGAAATAATTGAGACCATAATTCTATACCCACGATTCCCAAGAGATAGCTTAAACCAATCCATCCAATGATGCCATTCTTCTTCACTGTGCTGCCTGACCGATTTACTTTCTTTCCTTCCAGGTCAGAGTTTGCAGCAAAATAGGATGTACAACCTACCCACATGAGAGTGGCGTaggtcagcagcagcagcacctttATCATGTACTCTTGGTTCTCAAACAGCAAAGGGAATAGAGAGTAGCATGAAACTGCAGATACATTTTTTTAAGCAAATGATTAATTGCCAGTTAGCCAGGTTTATCACATTTCTGACATGACAATCATAATACTACTTAAAAAACATAATATATGGGAATAATGCAGATACTGAGGTGGGCAAAATTGCAAAAGAATCTTTTTTTCATGGACAGAAAAGGCACCCAAAAACGTTGATTCAAGAAATGTCACAAGTGGAACAAAGTAAACATTGAACTGTAACCAAGAGCAAAACATACCTATGGACAACAAAAAGTAATGCCTGGCATCGTTCAAGCTATCCATGGCAATTAGGGCAAGTGGGATAGTGAAATGAAGTGATGCCTTCTCATGTACGTGCCATCCAAACATAAACCCACATGTGCATGCATACGAGACCAATCTAATAATATGCTTTGGTTGAGGATTAGAGAATGCTTTGATAAGACAAGGAGCCATGGCAAGAATGACCAATAAGAATGTAGCAATTGGGGTGATCTGCAATCCATTAAGTTCACAGATGTGAAACCATAAACCCATCATGTTTCATTGGAATAAACAAAAAGAACAGGAAGAATGGATGGTGGAAGAAAGAACCTTCGGAAGAACAGCAAAAGGAGACGAATCACCAACGAGTACCCCAGTAAACGAAGCTTCAGGTATGGCAATTTTAAAGCCTAGTCTTCTAAGGAGAAATGCAAGAATCTTGTCAAGTATAATATAGAATACCCAAAAGTTTGGGGCCCAGTAAGCATGGCATAGGCCTCGCCCAAAGGGAAACAATCGGTTAATTAGTTGTTGCATCTGCAAAATCATTAGAGCCCTAAGAATTGCAGTCATGTTAAAATAATACCACATTTATACATGTCAATATATTGAGAGGATTTTTTCACAATAGCAAAGGCATATATTACAGACAATGTTGTATTACCGAAACAAAGAATAAAACGTGCTAGACAGATGGGTATATATTGCTAAAGGCTGGCGCTAAACTTCCTACAAAGTTCAGTTTATCCAATCCCTTGCGTCGAAGAGTGTAGAGCTTCTTTTTGTACAGACTTTATTGTTTCTTATTGTTAATATATAATCAATAGAGGCTAGACCCTCCTATTCTTTCAAATAAACAAAACACACACAAAAATGCAGAGCACTGAAAATTCATATATCTACATGACTCCCATATTTCATTGGCACAGGGCATTAGCAGTACATTGGTAAAACTTGTATGAAAACACCATTTAGCTAAGAGGCTGCAGACAGACAAGGTTAACATGGTCTTACTATGAAAAACGCCATGGATTTGATGCAAGCTTAAACACATAAGAAATTTGACAAAACAGCTACACACTGCACTACTAGCTTATAAGCCTTCTCTACAGGATTCAGCATCAAATTAATTGAATTAACTGCAGAAAGATTGCAAATATTACATACAATACGACAATACAATTCTCTACTGAATTTTTTTTGAACGTTTGTATTGTGGAGACCAGTTTTAATAAAATTTCAGTAGGGGTTCACACCCCTCCTGTTCCatcaaaaaaaatattatatacaATGTTTGTATTACAGGGAATAAAATCGTGAAGCCAAACTGCAAATAAAACTGATACGCAGATATAGATTGGCTAAAGTGGAGCACCAAAATTCCGATGAGGTTGAAGTTTACCAATACTCACTAACGACAGGCCGACAGGGTATCCAAAGATTTGCTATTAGGCTGTCTCTAACATGAGACCAATTGCGAAACCAAACCTAAAATAAGTCTTCAACATAATATATATAGCCTCTAATAGAGTACCTATTTGAAAGACTCATTTTGGGTGCTAAgagaggcataacccaaatctgagtatcctttCTCCTGTAGACACATTTGCAGAAAGGGTTGTCTTTTTGGTCTTTTTGTTGGAGAAAACAAAAAATATGTATTAAACCCTTTGTCTGTAATGCTACCCAAAGGACAAATGTGTCTTGTATTTTGAGTCACGGTGGTTGAAGACAGCCTCAGGTCACCACCAATAGAGGctagggcgtgtttggttgccGGCCACCACTCGCCACGCCTAAGTTGAGGCTCGCCATGGTTGCTTAGGCAAGCGTTTGGTTCGTGATTCAACTACGGCTCGTCACGCTTCTGACAAACACTCGCCATAGTTTTTCTACGTCGAAGTGTGGCGGGCTTTTCCTCCGCCTCCGCCACACTTCTCTCCTGCCACTCCTCCTACTATGCCCTGCCTCTTCCAACATGAGCTCATCCGCGACGGCCACCGTCTGCACGGGCCCAATTCACCATGCCACCGCTCCCAGCGGCGGAGTCGAAGACATGGCTTGGCGGAGTCGAAGGCGCGCTCGGTGGAGTCGAAGACGTGGCTTGGAGGAGTCGAAGGCGTGCTCGACGGAGTCGAGGCGCACCGGCGACATCGCGAGCGTGATGGGGGTAGAACTGgactcctgcttgagctctactGGTGCACCCACGGCGGATGGAGTGGAGGGCCATGGCTTCAAGCCTTGAAAGTCGCATCTGCTGCCTAAAATAATGGGGAATGGATAAGATCGTGTAGTGCGGGCCCACATGTAAGTGGCTTTCAGCTTTCTCCATGAAGAATCCGGTAGCTTCCTAGTGCTGATCTATTTCTTTATTCTATGGGGGTGATTTATCACTATAATTTGAGGGCTAAGCGTATGCTTAGCACTACGATTAAATTTGTATGCTTAGCATTATGATTAAATTTGTCCACACTGCTATTTTGTGTACTTTTTCAACACTAATCCATATCCATTCCAAAAAAATTCATATATTTTTCAATCCACTGTTTTCACccatgtaatttttgtagccatcCACGGTCCAAAGACCACATATCAAATATTGTTGCCAGCCATCCAAACAATAGCCATGTAATTTTTGCCACACCTTACTGAAAAACCAAACGATCTAACTTTGCCACAGAATGTGGGCCACAGGTATGGCAAACACTTAACCTTAGGCGTGGCAAACCGTGGCCAACAACCAAGCAGACCCTAACACTCCTAGTGATTCTAGTACAAATAAAATGATCCACATATACTAGGAAATGTTGAGACTACTATTCACACAATATAAACTATCACTACTTGTGGTTTGTAAAGAAATTTTTTTCTTTCATCGTACCTCACATTTATTCCCTCTTCCTCTCTTTTTTAGCATGAACCACCTTCTCTCTTCCCAAACATACGTAGCTTCTGCAAGCCACTATAACCAGTGTAGAGCACCTACTTTTTTTATCCTATCCTACATGACACTTGGGGCTACCAGTAAAAAAGCAGCGTTAGGGGAAGCTCTTACTGTACAAAATTAAGAGAAAAGGTGACACTACATCGGATATTTTTTGTCTTCGCCTCCTTTCTATGGCTCTCGCAAGATTCACCTCTCTCGGCTCTTTTTACTAGGGCTGTCTTTTTCTGCTATTTAGAGTTCTCTCAACGGTGTCTAaaaaattaattccaaaaatctagTTTTGCAATCTTTTCAATAAATATTGAAAATGAAAATAACCCTATCACCAACAATTTTCAATAATTTGTGTCCAGAAAAAACAAAAAGTAGACTCACTTAGAACCTTGTTGTCATCCATGTgctacaacgacgacgacgccaacTGCCCCACAGTTGGTTCATTACCTGCTTTAactctaagggcctgtttggcaagGCTCCTACGGCTTCGGTTCCCACCTGCAATTCCACTGTTCATTCACTGTAGCGGAAGCCAGatttctctctccttccctctcacagccagcggcttcaccggtgaagccaaaaagTTTGGCTCCACCGGCTCCATGAACCGTATCAGAGCTACAATAAGAGAAGAAAGCAGGAGAGAGAAAATCGTCTCTGCGCTACAGTGTTCCTGCAGTGATCGTCTGTGCTACAGTGTTCCTGTAGTGATCGGCGCAGTGATCGTCAGGCGGAGccggagccgtgccaaacgggctCTTAGTGTTCTCGAATTTAAACAtttggccatgttcgcttgaatttatcagccatataacaatatttttctctcacaacaaatcagcttcagctggcttataagccgtaaaAACCATCAGCCAAACAACTCCATAATAGCCAGAAATTCAATTATAATGAACCTGGGTGGAGGGAAACCCAGCACCTAACTCAGACATAAATTCTACAAAACAGAATCTCCATTGCCTCCTTTACTTCCCGATATCCTTATATATGAAAATAGTAAATAGAGATTCCAAGCGAAAACCTCTAGGCAGAGGGAGTAGCGGCTGTACGTAATTCTTTTGTGTGTGGATGCCTCCATTTTTCCAAGCGCATATAGATTAGGAGTTAGGCTAGGAAGCTATTGGAGTGGTTCATCTTGCCAAAAAAAACAAGATTGATAGTGGCTTTAACAAACGGTTGGAGATTCTCATGTGTTTAAGATTTATCAGGTGATAGGAGTTATGGTTTGAGGTTAGCTACTTTAGGTACAACGACTGTTGAAAACACATGGACAGGGCAGAATTCCATGCCTCAATTCCACGAGGAAGGGGtgagagagaggaggaagaataTAATAGATAGACATTTTATCAACATCTATGAAAATTTTGAGTGAGAGATTTAGGATTCGTTTAAGATGCGTCATTTG
It encodes:
- the LOC136544156 gene encoding histone H3.3, with product MARTKQTARKSTGGKAPRKQLATKAARKSAPTTGGVKKPHRYRPGTVALREIRKYQKSTELLIRKLPFQRLVREIAQDFKTDLRFQSHAVLALQEAAEAYLVGLFEDTNLCAIHAKRVTIMPKDIQLARRIRGERA
- the LOC136497973 gene encoding dolichyl pyrophosphate Glc1Man9GlcNAc2 alpha-1,3-glucosyltransferase-like; its protein translation is MWYYFNMTAILRALMILQMQQLINRLFPFGRGLCHAYWAPNFWVFYIILDKILAFLLRRLGFKIAIPEASFTGVLVGDSSPFAVLPKITPIATFLLVILAMAPCLIKAFSNPQPKHIIRLVSYACTCGFMFGWHVHEKASLHFTIPLALIAMDSLNDARHYFLLSIVSCYSLFPLLFENQEYMIKVLLLLTYATLMWVGCTSYFAANSDLEGKKVNRSGSTVKKNGIIGWIGLSYLLGIVGIELWSQLFHHHVFGDRLPFLPLIMVSFYCGLGMMYSWVWQLVCIVRHT